A region of Argentina anserina chromosome 5, drPotAnse1.1, whole genome shotgun sequence DNA encodes the following proteins:
- the LOC126795504 gene encoding uncharacterized protein LOC126795504 → MEGSSSKVVVVVANERKTSGGGGIRIGNPFTLKMGQVFTGFGIGCGVGIGVGRPINLGAVPVVNQVMGATRGATDAFSGVSRHVTDALRKVGAKNIEAGIGCGVGFGHGFGVGLALKPGILQQIQLFSLVSITFFFSCVISHQSLQLCFLLNILQQKMTKFGIAPNSPMLQGAIPSSLQSGIGIMNDSSSQNTVGNIMQMETNPPDYATQGLPGYGSKGTGATYANFTSTSFPVETPFGSRTEKVLRSCLQSPVLKGEESESSEVAGRLRSENKILQMVLKHQQIIDNLTVENEKLRHILVEDLKVPPSKLQTPYTSKIRSPCSDCFECRRKQRRR, encoded by the exons ATGGAGGGAAGCAGTAgtaaggtggtggtggtggtggccaATGAGAGGAAGACAAGTGGTGGAGGTGGAATCCGGATTGGGAATCCGTTTACTTTGAAAATGGGTCAAGTATTTACTGGCTTTGGCATTGGCTGCGGTGTTGGTATCGGCGTTGGCCGCCCCATTAATTTAG GTGCAGTACCTGTAGTGAATCAAGTCATGGGTGCCACAAGAGGTGCCACTGATGCTTTTTCGGGAGTTAGCAGACATGTTACTGATGCC TTGAGGAAGGTGGGAGCAAAGAACATAGAAGCTGGCATTGGATGTGGTGTtggttttggacatggttttgGAGTTG GCCTTGCTCTGAAGCCAGGAATTTTGCAACAAATTCAACTATTTTCTTTAGTAAGTattacgttttttttttcatgtgttATTTCCCATCAGAGCCTACAACTGTGCTTCTTACTCAATATTCTACAgcaaaaaatgacaaaatttggAATTGCTCCCAATTCACCAATGCTTCAAGGTGCCATTCCAAGCTCTTTGCAAAGTGGCATTGGCATTATGAATGATTCATCAAGCCAAAATACAGTGGGAAATATCATGCAAATGGAAACAAACCCACCAGACTACGCAACTCAAGGCCTGCCTGGATATGGAAGTAAGGGTACAGGTGCAACTTATGCTAATTTCACATCAACAAGCTTTCCAGTTGAAACACCTTTTGGCAGTCGAACAGAGAAGGTTCTCAGAAGCTGTTTACAGAGTCCAGTTTTGAAGGGAGAGGAAAGTGAATCAAGTGAAGTG GCTGGACGCTTGAGGTCAGAGAATAAAATCCTTCAAATG GTATTGAAACACCAGCAAATCATTGACAATCTCACTGTAGAGAATGAGAAGCTTCGGCATATACTAGTGGAAGACCTGAAAGTACCACCTAGCAAGCTGCAAACTCCTTATACAAGTAAAATCAGATCTCCATGTTCAGATTGCTTTGAATGCAGAAGAAAACAAAGGAGAAGATAG
- the LOC126795502 gene encoding YDG domain-containing protein At5g47150-like, with amino-acid sequence MGSEGVLQHLELLRRSKSVGEHRHKETILERSVSSRSKFPDHKRARVSAVRDFPPGCGRLTELTTSAGTSGVARKHHVGAVRDFPPQCGRSTTLEARNFDQVRLVKGDKPPPPSNTTKTNVQKPGALPDVKHSYTSWWRGKVAQRPKPNGGTSTIKKQPQLDVLPQKSQNDRENIRGKSTNFRAASLRNSDNSLIRKKVTETLSRFRDLCIEIERKKLREGASSPRRIYYKALKMLKEERGFVNTGSQIMGEVPGVEIGDKFRYRVELTIVGLHRQTEGGIDYTYFGRESLATSVVASGGYADDMHDLNSLTYTGHGGSVMHHNLPGHQELKRGNLALKNSIETKNPVRVIYGSDSLGGSKNYVYVGLYSVEKFWKEMGGHGKFVYKFQLNRIPGQSSISLGRHKL; translated from the coding sequence ATGGGGTCAGAGGGAGTATTACAGCATTTAGAATTATTAAGAAGAAGCAAATCGGTAGGCGAACATCGTCATAAGGAAACAATATTGGAAAGATCCGTCTCTTCCCGTTCCAAGTTTCCTGATCATAAAAGGGCTAGAGTCTCAGCCGTTCGTGATTTTCCACCGGGGTGTGGACGTCTTACTGAGTTGACAACTTCAGCTGGTACTTCTGGTGTGGCTAGGAAACATCATGTAGGAGCCGTGCGAGATTTCCCTCCTCAGTGTGGGAGAAGTACAACTCTAGAAGCTAGAAATTTTGATCAAGTGCGGCTGGTTAAGGGTGacaaaccaccaccaccatcaaaCACTACAAAGACTAATGTGCAAAAACCAGGAGCTCTGCCGGATGTTAAGCATTCCTATACTTCATGGTGGAGGGGTAAAGTCGCCCAGAGGCCTAAACCAAATGGAGGTACGAGCACAATAAAAAAGCAACCTCAGTTAGATGTTCTGCCACAAAAATCTCAGAACGACCGAGAGAATATTAGAGGAAAGTCTACAAACTTTCGTGCTGCTAGCCTTCGTAACAGTGACAACTCTCTCATTCGGAAGAAAGTGACAGAGACATTGAGTCGATTCAGAGATCTTTGTATCGAGATAGAGCGTAAGAAGTTGAGGGAAGGAGCATCTTCTCCCAGAAGGATTTATTACAAAGCTTTAAAGATGCTCAAGGAAGAAAGAGGATTCGTAAACACAGGATCACAAATCATGGGAGAAGTCCCGGGTGTGGAAATTGGAGATAAGTTTAGGTATAGAGTTGAGCTCACCATTGTTGGTTTACATCGCCAGACCGAAGGTGGGATAGACTATACATATTTTGGTAGGGAGTCGCTTGCTACCAGTGTTGTGGCATCTGGGGGCTATGCTGATGATATGCACGACTTGAACTCCTTAACTTACACCGGCCATGGCGGAAGTGTGATGCATCATAACCTACCTGGACATCAAGAGCTTAAACGTGGAAACCTAGCTTTGAAGAATAGTATCGAAACAAAGAATCCTGTTCGGGTGATATACGGTTCTGATTCTTTAGGTGGAAGTAAGAATTATGTATATGTTGGATTATATTCAGTGGAGAAGTTTTGGAAGGAAATGGGGGGTCACGGAAAGTTTGTATACAAGTTTCAACTGAACAGAATTCCCGGCCAGAGCTCTATATCGCTTGGTAGACATAAACTCTAG
- the LOC126795174 gene encoding histone-lysine N-methyltransferase, H3 lysine-9 specific SUVH6-like isoform X2: MMVVEGWKQLESSITIEGLSDSHFEEKLGRSSSENEHKYKQPRLSVVRDFPPQCGRFATSVGTANGIGMDMTVARRYPPRRTVELVRDFPPGCGIRISLEVRVFGQVRKSEVHVKDGEFHSSELKSNVSQANDSNVRRNLECSELKLNKVSSLKAVSHPSWWKGKVAYKSKPGEGMRGRHREIPDSKSQLERSKDAWKIKVGSETGGHNTGKNSQASSSSSLHDNNMHAIRKKVTETLNQFKAICRQLEYDKSKGETSVRRVDFQAAKILKKEGKHINTGKQILGPVPGVEVGDEFHYRIELNIVGLHHPTQGGIDYATFGGKMLATSIVASGGYADDLHNLHSLTYTGQGGNVMHPDKEPEDQKLERGNLALKNSMPAKTPVRMIRGFELPDGRTKHYIYDGLYLVVKCWKEMGPHSKLVFKFQLDRIVD, encoded by the coding sequence ATGATGGTTGTAGAAGGGTGGAAGCAGTTGGAATCATCAATAACAATTGAAGGCCTAAGCGATAGCCATTTTGAGGAAAAATTGGGAAGATCATCCTCAGAAAATGAACACAAGTATAAGCAACCGAGACTCTCTGTTGTTCGTGATTTTCCCCCACAGTGTGGACGGTTTGCAACCTCAGTTGGCACTGCTAATGGCATTGGTATGGACATGACTGTGGCTAGAAGATATCCTCCTCGAAGAACAGTAGAATTGGTTAGGGATTTCCCACCTGGATGTGGAATAAGGATATCTCTCGAGGTCAGGGTTTTTGGTCAAGTGAGAAAATCAGAAGTACATGTTAAAGATGGAGAGTTTCACAGCAGTGAATTGAAATCGAATGTATCCCAAGCCAATGACAGCAATGTCCGAAGAAATTTAGAATGTtcagaattgaaattgaacaaGGTTTCAAGCTTGAAGGCTGTGTCACATCCTTCCTGGTGGAAGGGGAAAGTGGCCTACAAATCTAAACCAGGTGAAGGTATGAGGGGAAGACACAGAGAGATACCTGACTCAAAGTCTCAGCTAGAAAGATCTAAAGATGCTTGGAAAATAAAGGTTGGCTCGGAGACTGGAGGACACAATACTGGAAAGAATAGTCAGGCTAGTTCTAGTAGCAGCCTCCATGATAATAACATGCATGCTATCCGAAAGAAGGTGACAGAGACATTGAATCAGTTCAAAGCTATTTGTAGACAACTGGAATATGACAAGTCAAAGGGAGAAACTTCAGTCAGAAGGGTCGATTTTCAAGCGGCAAAGATTCTCAAGAAGGAAGGGAAACATATAAATACAGGCAAACAAATCTTGGGACCTGTCCCCGGTgttgaagttggtgatgaatttCATTACAGGATTGAGCTTAATATTGTTGGCTTACATCACCCGACTCAAGGTGGTATAGATTATGCAACTTTTGGTGGGAAGATGCTTGCAACTAGTATTGTTGCATCAGGGGGATATGCAGATGATTTGCATAATTTGCATTCTCTGACTTACACAGGCCAAGGAGGAAATGTGATGCATCCGGATAAGGAACCCGAGGATCAAAAGCTTGAACGGGGGAACCTTGCGTTGAAGAATAGTATGCCTGCAAAAACTCCTGTTAGAATGATCCGTGGGTTTGAATTGCCAGATGGAAGAACtaaacattatatatatgatggaCTATATTTGGTAGTGAAGTGTTGGAAGGAAATGGGGCCTCACAGTAAGCTcgttttcaagtttcaactagACAGAATTGTGGATTAG
- the LOC126795174 gene encoding histone-lysine N-methyltransferase, H3 lysine-9 specific SUVH6-like isoform X1 — translation MRFYLVCTCYTVVDTRSLVIVLFSGSQAFHSGSWKLGMMVVEGWKQLESSITIEGLSDSHFEEKLGRSSSENEHKYKQPRLSVVRDFPPQCGRFATSVGTANGIGMDMTVARRYPPRRTVELVRDFPPGCGIRISLEVRVFGQVRKSEVHVKDGEFHSSELKSNVSQANDSNVRRNLECSELKLNKVSSLKAVSHPSWWKGKVAYKSKPGEGMRGRHREIPDSKSQLERSKDAWKIKVGSETGGHNTGKNSQASSSSSLHDNNMHAIRKKVTETLNQFKAICRQLEYDKSKGETSVRRVDFQAAKILKKEGKHINTGKQILGPVPGVEVGDEFHYRIELNIVGLHHPTQGGIDYATFGGKMLATSIVASGGYADDLHNLHSLTYTGQGGNVMHPDKEPEDQKLERGNLALKNSMPAKTPVRMIRGFELPDGRTKHYIYDGLYLVVKCWKEMGPHSKLVFKFQLDRIVD, via the coding sequence ATGAGGTTTTACTTAGTTTGTACATGTTATACCGTTGTGGATACACGTAGCTTGGTGATTGTGCTGTTTTCTGGTTCTCAAGCATTTCATTCTGGGAGTTGGAAACTTGGAATGATGGTTGTAGAAGGGTGGAAGCAGTTGGAATCATCAATAACAATTGAAGGCCTAAGCGATAGCCATTTTGAGGAAAAATTGGGAAGATCATCCTCAGAAAATGAACACAAGTATAAGCAACCGAGACTCTCTGTTGTTCGTGATTTTCCCCCACAGTGTGGACGGTTTGCAACCTCAGTTGGCACTGCTAATGGCATTGGTATGGACATGACTGTGGCTAGAAGATATCCTCCTCGAAGAACAGTAGAATTGGTTAGGGATTTCCCACCTGGATGTGGAATAAGGATATCTCTCGAGGTCAGGGTTTTTGGTCAAGTGAGAAAATCAGAAGTACATGTTAAAGATGGAGAGTTTCACAGCAGTGAATTGAAATCGAATGTATCCCAAGCCAATGACAGCAATGTCCGAAGAAATTTAGAATGTtcagaattgaaattgaacaaGGTTTCAAGCTTGAAGGCTGTGTCACATCCTTCCTGGTGGAAGGGGAAAGTGGCCTACAAATCTAAACCAGGTGAAGGTATGAGGGGAAGACACAGAGAGATACCTGACTCAAAGTCTCAGCTAGAAAGATCTAAAGATGCTTGGAAAATAAAGGTTGGCTCGGAGACTGGAGGACACAATACTGGAAAGAATAGTCAGGCTAGTTCTAGTAGCAGCCTCCATGATAATAACATGCATGCTATCCGAAAGAAGGTGACAGAGACATTGAATCAGTTCAAAGCTATTTGTAGACAACTGGAATATGACAAGTCAAAGGGAGAAACTTCAGTCAGAAGGGTCGATTTTCAAGCGGCAAAGATTCTCAAGAAGGAAGGGAAACATATAAATACAGGCAAACAAATCTTGGGACCTGTCCCCGGTgttgaagttggtgatgaatttCATTACAGGATTGAGCTTAATATTGTTGGCTTACATCACCCGACTCAAGGTGGTATAGATTATGCAACTTTTGGTGGGAAGATGCTTGCAACTAGTATTGTTGCATCAGGGGGATATGCAGATGATTTGCATAATTTGCATTCTCTGACTTACACAGGCCAAGGAGGAAATGTGATGCATCCGGATAAGGAACCCGAGGATCAAAAGCTTGAACGGGGGAACCTTGCGTTGAAGAATAGTATGCCTGCAAAAACTCCTGTTAGAATGATCCGTGGGTTTGAATTGCCAGATGGAAGAACtaaacattatatatatgatggaCTATATTTGGTAGTGAAGTGTTGGAAGGAAATGGGGCCTCACAGTAAGCTcgttttcaagtttcaactagACAGAATTGTGGATTAG
- the LOC126794978 gene encoding YDG domain-containing protein At5g47150-like has translation MQHLESSNSIAQLSGIHFEEEFQRLPMENTESASHIKLPEFKRYRVSVVRDYPLGCGPFAHLSNLNADGMEKISHRKYPPRCVEVVRDFPPFCGINASPVARKFSQEKSVRGYISSSSKTVKNNEKQTGLPNKVQPNTEKKIGGKSVPAKAACQSASDTRKEYYQHDEKEHKNVIPKSHSTDPAPFGFSSSSQRSHDNDTSEGNMVKEILHLFRDECDKRLLEEERRRSNGVKNIHRRVDLEAFKVLKDRGLFVKSGKNVIGDIPGVKVGDKFQYRVELILCGLHHQTQGGIAYGNFGGKVLATSIVASGGYADDLQSKDSLIYTGQGGNPERGKDPQDQKLERGNLALKNSVQKNHVRVIRGSELVYGSRTYVYDGLYMVEKCWQERGALGKLVFKFQMNRIGGIGN, from the coding sequence ATGCAGCATTTGGAATCATCAAATTCGATTGCACAGCTAAGTGGTATCCATTTTGAAGAAGAATTTCAAAGGTTGCCAATGGAAAATACTGAGTCTGCTTCCCATATTAAGTTACCAGAGTTTAAGAGGTATAGAGTCTCTGTTGTTCGTGATTATCCTTTAGGGTGTGGACCATTTGCTCACCTGAGTAATTTGAATGCGGATGGTATGGAGAAGATTTCACATAGAAAATATCCTCCTCGATGTGTAGAAGTTGTTCGGGATTTTCCTCCTTTCTGTGGGATAAATGCATCTCCAGTGGCCAGGAAATTCAGCCAAGAGAAATCAGTTAGGGGTTATATCTCCTCATCATCAAAGACAGTGAAGAATAATGAGAAACAAACAGGACTTCCGAACAAAGTTCAACCTAACACTGAGAAGAAAATTGGAGGAAAGTCTGTACCAGCAAAGGCTGCCTGTCAAAGTGCAAGTGATACAAGGAAGGAGTATTATCAGCATGATGAAAAAGAACATAAGAATGTGATTCCAAAATCACATAGTACAGATCCTGCTCCTTTTGGCTTTAGTAGTTCAAGCCAAAGGAGTCATGATAATGACACAAGTGAAGGGAACATGGTAAAGGAGATATTGCACTTGTTCCGAGATGAATGTGACAAGCGCTTGCTGGAGGAAGAAAGGAGAAGGTCAAATGGAGTGAAAAATATTCACCGTAGGGTTGATTTGGAAGCCTTTAAGGTCCTCAAGGATAGAGGACTCTTTGTAAAATCAGGCAAAAACGTCATAGGAGATATCCCAGGAGTCAAAGTTGGTGATAAGTTCCAGTACCGCGTTGAACTTATCCTTTGTGGCCTACATCACCAGACCCAAGGTGGTATAGCTTATGGGAATTTTGGTGGAAAGGTCCTTGCAACCAGTATCGTAGCATCTGGTGGCTATGCAGATGATTTGCAAAGTAAGGATTCGTTAATCTATACTGGCCAGGGAGGAAATCCTGAACGGGGAAAGGACCCTCAAGACCAGAAGCTTGAACGGGGAAATCTTGCTTTAAAGAACAGTGTGCAAAAGAATCATGTCAGAGTGATTCGTGGCTCCGAACTAGTGTATGGAAGCAGGACATATGTGTATGATGGATTATATATGGTGGAGAAATGTTGGCAGGAAAGGGGTGCTCTTGGTAAGCTTGTCTTCAAGTTTCAAATGAACAGAATTGGAGGCATTGGAAATTGA